A window of Fundulus heteroclitus isolate FHET01 chromosome 15, MU-UCD_Fhet_4.1, whole genome shotgun sequence contains these coding sequences:
- the gpr63 gene encoding probable G-protein coupled receptor 63 produces the protein MEDVSMANASGSPPEPVLPTGKSSEIAPGISLPLQVFFSLAMLAILLVALAGNGVVCIMVYQRSAMRSAINILLANLAFADLMLAILNMPFALVTVMTTSWSFGDTFCRVSAMLFWLFVIEGGAVLLIISIDRFLIIVQKQDKLSPPRAKLLIVVTWVLSLIFSFPLAVGSPPLHIPPRAPQCVFGYSADPGYHAYVLILMLVFFFIPFMVMLYTFMGILNTIRHNAIRIHSHPDSMCLSQASKLGLLSLQRPFQMNIDMSFKTRAFTTILILFSVFTACWAPFTAYSLVTTFSFGFYHKDSFFQISTWLLWLCYLKSALNPLIYYWRIKKFRDACLDLMPKYFKFLPQLPGNTKRRIQPSAVYVCGEHRSVV, from the coding sequence ATGGAGGACGTCTCCATGGCGAACGCTTCCGGGTCCCCACCAGAGCCGGTCCTCCCGACGGGGAAGTCCTCAGAAATCGCCCCAGGCATCAGCCTACCTCTGCAGGTCTTCTTCAGCCTTGCCATGCTGGCCATCCTGCTAGTGGCCCTCGCAGGGAACGGGGTGGTGTGCATCATGGTGTACCAGAGATCTGCCATGCGCTCCGCCATCAACATCCTCCTAGCTAACCTGGCGTTTGCAGACCTGATGCTGGCCATCCTGAACATGCCGTTCGCTTTAGTCACCGTCATGACCACCAGCTGGAGCTTCGGGGACACGTTCTGCCGGGTTTCCGCCATGCTCTTCTGGCTGTTTGTGATCGAGGGAGGAGCCGTGTTGCTTATAATAAGCATAGATAGATTTCTGATTATCGTCCAGAAACAAGACAAGCTCAGCCCGCCCAGAGCCAAGCTGCTCATCGTGGTCACCTGGGTCCTCTCGTTGATTTTCTCCTTCCCCCTGGCTGTCGGCTCCCCTCCCCTGCATATCCCCCCCAGGGCGCCTCAGTGTGTCTTTGGCTACAGCGCTGACCCTGGATACCACGCCTATGTGTTGATCCTCATGctagttttcttcttcatacCCTTCATGGTGATGCTGTACACGTTCATGGGGATCCTGAACACCATCCGCCACAACGCCATCCGCATCCACAGCCACCCGGACAGCATGTGTCTGAGCCAGGCCAGCAAACTGGGCCTGCTGAGCCTCCAGAGGCCTTTCCAAATGAACATAGACATGAGCTTCAAGACCCGTGCCTTCACCACCATCCTCATCCTCTTCTCGGTGTTTACAGCATGCTGGGCGCCCTTTACTGCCTACAGCCTGGTGACTACCTTCAGCTTCGGCTTTTACCACAAAGACAGCTTTTTCCAGATCAGCACGTGGCTCCTGTGGTTGTGCTACCTCAAGTCCGCCCTGAACCCTCTCATCTACTACTGGAGGATCAAGAAGTTCCGAGATGCCTGCCTCGATCTGATGCCCAAATACTTCAAGTTTCTTCCTCAGCTGCCGGGCAACACAAAGAGACGCATACAGCCCAGCGCCGTGTACGTATGTGGGGAGCATCGCTCTGTGGTTTGA